The Shewanella sp. MTB7 genome includes a window with the following:
- the gcvT gene encoding glycine cleavage system aminomethyltransferase GcvT: MANKTVLFNKHLESDAKMVDFHGWDMPLNYGSQIEEHHAVRQDAGMFDVSHMTVVDVTGTDACAFLRKLLANDVAKLKVPGKALYGGMLDHNAGVIDDLITYYLTDTHYRIVVNSATREKDLAWIAEQVNGFDVVITERPELAMIAVQGPNAKAKAATVFNPEQNAAVEGMKPFFGVQAGSLFIATTGYTGETGYEIIVPEDEAQALWQALLEAGVKPCGLGARDTLRLEAGMNLYGLDMDETVNPLAANMGWTIAWEPADRDFNGREALAAIKAAGTQKMVGLIMEAKGVIRPGMSVFFTDSDGAEQQGIITSGTFSPTLGYSIAMARVPRSIGETAEVEMRKKRVAVKVIAPSFVRNGKQAF, encoded by the coding sequence ATGGCTAATAAAACAGTACTCTTTAACAAGCACTTAGAATCAGACGCTAAAATGGTAGATTTCCACGGTTGGGATATGCCACTAAACTATGGTTCTCAAATCGAAGAGCATCACGCGGTTCGTCAAGACGCGGGCATGTTCGACGTGTCACATATGACCGTTGTCGATGTGACAGGCACCGATGCTTGTGCTTTCCTACGTAAATTATTAGCGAACGATGTGGCTAAACTTAAGGTGCCGGGCAAGGCACTTTATGGCGGTATGTTAGATCATAACGCTGGCGTGATTGATGACCTTATCACCTACTACCTCACCGACACTCATTACCGTATCGTGGTTAACTCAGCGACCCGTGAAAAAGATCTAGCTTGGATTGCCGAGCAAGTTAACGGATTCGACGTCGTGATCACAGAGCGTCCTGAACTGGCGATGATTGCTGTTCAAGGTCCTAACGCAAAAGCCAAAGCCGCGACCGTATTCAACCCTGAGCAAAATGCCGCAGTGGAAGGCATGAAGCCTTTCTTTGGCGTGCAAGCAGGCTCACTCTTTATCGCGACAACCGGTTACACTGGCGAAACGGGTTATGAGATCATCGTCCCAGAAGATGAAGCGCAGGCCCTATGGCAAGCATTACTCGAAGCCGGTGTTAAGCCCTGTGGACTCGGCGCACGTGATACATTACGGTTAGAAGCAGGCATGAATCTTTACGGTCTGGATATGGATGAAACCGTTAATCCACTCGCGGCTAACATGGGGTGGACTATCGCATGGGAACCTGCTGATCGTGATTTCAACGGTCGTGAAGCACTCGCTGCAATAAAAGCGGCGGGTACACAGAAGATGGTTGGCCTGATCATGGAAGCCAAGGGCGTTATTCGCCCTGGTATGTCAGTCTTCTTCACCGATAGTGACGGCGCAGAGCAACAAGGCATCATCACCAGTGGTACATTCTCACCAACATTAGGCTACTCTATTGCCATGGCTCGTGTGCCAAGAAGTATCGGTGAGACCGCTGAAGTCGAAATGCGTAAGAAGCGTGTAGCGGTTAAAGTTATCGCACCATCATTTGTACGTAACGGTAAACAAGCATTCTAG